The DNA window GACTTACTAAGTATGGAAATATCATACTTAAATGGGGAATAACAGATTCGATGGATCTCTATAACTGGATAAAGAAGGTTATAGAATCTGGTGCAGAAGGAGAAAGGAAAAATATGTCCATTATCATAATGGATGAAGCTGGCAATGGTAAGGTTAGGTGGGACATTGTTAACGCATGGCCTGTAAGATATAAACCTTCAGACTTAAAAGCCAAAGGTAATGAAGTATCTATTGAGACGATAGAGATAGCCCATGAGGGACTGATACGAGTAAGTTAGGAGACTCTTTTGACTGAGTCATCTTAAGAGATGCGATAGAAACATGTTGGGTGGGAAATGACAAGATTAAGTCAAAGTATGGGCAAAACAGCGTATAACAGCGGATAAAAGGCTACGGTGCTATGCACCTTCGGCAACTTCTTTTATCCGCAGCCCGTTTGAAACTTAACGCACATTTAGAGTATGATTAATAATGTTTCAGAGTTTAAGCACAACAGGCATTGGAAGCCTTCCTCATACAGACCCGGAAGAGGCATGCAGGGTTGTCTTTGAATCGGTAGATATACCCTTCTGGCCACAGCTCCCGCACAGGAGTTTTCTTGAACTCATGATCCCGCAGTATTCTGAGGGATTCCCTTTTATAAGGATTGAGGGAGAAAACCTCTGGGTGGAGAAAAACAGTGATGATGCTGTCCGCGCTTTTTATGAATCCATGGATAAAAAGATGGGGTTTCCCATATCAGAAGACCATGCACTGGGATTACATGCTTTTATAGGGCTTCTTAAAAAAGGCAGGAAGCTCAGGGCATTGAAAGGGCAGGTTACAGGGCCATTGACCTTTACCCTTGGACTTGCTGACAACCAGAAGAGACCTATTTATTTTGATGAAGAAATGAGGGAGCTTGCACTCGGACTACTTAAAGGCAAGGCACGGTGGCAGATAGAAACACTTCGACCGTTTGCCGATGAGATAATTATTTTTATAGATGAGCCAATCCTGTCAGCCCTCGGCACATCAGCTTATATAGGCGTTGATAGCATCGAGGCCTCGAGGCTGCTTAACGAGATGGTAAGCACAATAAAATCATACGGGGCCATTGCCGGCATTCATTGCTGCAGTAAAGCTTACTGGCCTATGGTCTTCTCCTCAGGCCTTGATATATTCAGCTTTGATGCCTATTTTTTCTGGGACACCCTCGGTATTTATCCTGATGAAGTAAAGGCTTTTATAAATAGGGGGGGGATTATCGCGTGGGGCATTGTGCCAACCACAGAAGCCATAAGGAAAGTTACTATTAATGGGCTGCAGGAGCAGTTCGGAAGGGGACTGGATTCTATAGAAGCGATTGGTGTT is part of the Nitrospirota bacterium genome and encodes:
- a CDS encoding phage tail protein codes for the protein MPVGTRKDPYINFMFMVEIDGIAQAGFSECIIGDTTIDSIEYREGNEPTTVRKLSGLTKYGNIILKWGITDSMDLYNWIKKVIESGAEGERKNMSIIIMDEAGNGKVRWDIVNAWPVRYKPSDLKAKGNEVSIETIEIAHEGLIRVS